gtaggtgaggctgacagaattcGGACAGAACTGGGATTAGCcgcaaggacacccagcaggctcatgtggaggagtggggaatcaaacctggttctccagattagagttcaccacatCTAACCATGGCTCCATGTTGGCTCTCTAGAaggggaataaatgttttaaataaataaataataaataaacatgcaatctaggtagtctggagatcagctataattctgggagatctcctccagctcccacctggaggttggcaaccctacatacaacagagatcagttcccctggaggaaattactCTTTTAGAgagtgaactcaatggcattataccctgctgaggtcccttccctcccctccctaagacACTGCTTTCACCTGCCATTTTCCCACCTCAGTGTCTAAAATAATAGGAATTTCAAAAGATCTGAATGTTCCCACCTGGGAAAAAATTGAATTACTAATTTTGCCTTAAAAaccagaaaggggtgggggaatctcaGGTTTtaaaatagggtcgccaggttcctcttcaccgccggcaggaggtttttggggcagagcctgaggagggcggggtttggggagggggggacttcagtgccatagagtccaatggccaaagcagccatttttctccaggtagactgatctctatcagctggagatcagttgcaatagcgggagatctccagacaccacctggaggttggcaaccctcgttttAAAACCTATTCCAGTTGCACAAATATCTCCCAATGACAACTACATCCTTTGTGTAGTGTGTGAAACAGCCGCCTCCTTCCCAACGATAAGTATTGATGTAATTTGAGGCTTACCTGAGTGAGATGCCCAGGCCCTGCCCAGTTGGGTGTGTCCTAGGAAAGAGGTGGCCTGCTCTGAGCCAGAAGCACTAGTGACTTGCGAGGACAAGTTGTGGTAGGCATTGTGACCTCATCAAGTTGGCCTGTGACATCATGGCTTAGTGGCTAGTCAGTAGGACCATCTCCGAAGAAAGGCAGTTGGTAGTAGAGGAGGGTCAATGGGGCAAGacggtcaactgatctctgtcggctggagatcagttgtattagcaggagatctccagctagtacctgaaggttggcaaccctatcagcagggtattatgccctagagtccatgctccaaagcagccattttcttcaggaggcctgatctctgtagtctggagatgagtagaaattccaggagttctccaggcagTTCTGTCTGCAGGCCATAGTTTGTTTCCTCAAGGATAACAAGGATGCCGGCGGCATCagactgaattccctccccaaaaaattaATTACAGAGCCACCTAGTTGGGGATCATGTGGGCTGTAGTCAaccagcaagtagggttgccaacctccaggtactagctggagatctcctgctatcacaactgaactccatccgatataaatcagttcccctggagaaaagggccgctttggcaattgggctctatggcattgaagtccctcccttccctaaaccccaccctcctcaggctccgcctcaaaaacctgccgctggtggcgaagagggacctggcaaccctaccagcaagaTACACCCTTAGCCAGAGTGACACACAAAGACAGTACACCAGAGCAGCTGTGGTTTATTCGCCTCTCCTCCCAAGATAGTCTCAGATGGCAAAGCTCCACCTGACATCTTGCCTTAGGTGCCAGACCCCTTGCAGTTCCTGATATTGCTGGGGCTCTGAGCCAGGTCTGTGAGCCCAGAAATCCCCTTGTCCTTTCCGCTTTTGTCGAAATGCTGCATGGGTGAGCCCAAGCACTTGCTGTTGCCTGTTGGTCTCTCCACCCCACCGGCCATGACAGATTTCTATAAGACAGAGGGGCAAGAAGTCAGGTGAGGtggggctaaggttgccaacctccaggtactgaaacaaGCTAATGACTATGCATAATAACAATGATGTATTGAATGTAACAAGGTGCTACACAGCCAAACAATTGTACATAAATAATTATATAGTCCTGGTACAGCAACAATCAATCCAAGGTCGATGTCTTCAGTTGAAGAAAAATAAGAAGGGATACGattgtttcaattcttcctcagtccctttAATTATTGGTGTCGAAATAAGTACTTTTTCagcataagcttctgtagcttcaataATCTTTCATAGAATTCTTAATCACTCCCCTTAAGGGATCAAAAAGCAACCATGTATCTCTTTATATTAATAATTCCAACAATAGGATATCCATTTATCACGGTTGCACAAGCTTGTATCCCGTTCGGGAACGTGGTAACTGTGAACCTGTCTGTGCAACCATGATAAATGGATATCCTATTGTTGGAATTAGTAATATAAAGAGACACATGGTTGCTTTTTGATCCCTTAAGGGGAGTGATTAAGAATTCTATGAAAGATtattgaagctacagaagcttatgctGAAAAAGTGCTTATTTTGACACCAATaattaaacgggactgaggaagaactgaaacgatcgtatcccttctTATTTTTCTTCAACTGAAGACATCGATCTTGGATTGATTGTTGCTGTACCAGGACTATATAATTCTTTATGTACAATTGTTTGGCTGTGTAGCACCTTGTTACATTCAATACATCATTGTTATTATGCATAGTCAATAGCttgtttctgtacttattttctaacccTAGGTAatggtacagaggtgttaatttggattgctaacctccaggtactagctggagatctcctgctattacaactgatctcccaccgatagagatcagttcacctggagaaaatggccactttggcaattggactctatggcattgaagtccctctcctccccaaccccgccttcctcaggctccgccccaaatacctcccaccagtgcaaagagggacctggcaaccctaagtggggctGGTGCTGGGCCGATTCCAGAATACACAACATTCAGGGATGGGACAGGCAGCTGGTCAACTGAATTTGAGGAATGCACCCCTCACGTATAGAATGGAATTAGATGGCGTTGCATTTTATCCAGAGAGGGATCTATAGAGGTAGGATGTATTGGTTCCATTCCTGCCACATTGGAGACTGGATTACTTGGCTTCCAAAAATTTCAGTAGGCTTTGCTCAAATACCATCAAACCCATATTTGTagtcatgaggactagaaacttgctcttttaaaaataataaagctgagATTATCGAGAAAATTGCATTCCGTGCCCAATAGTCTATTCTGCGCATTTTCAGAAACATGGCAAATAGGCCTGCCCTGCAGTCAATTCCTTTTAAATGCATTCAGTTTTTTTTAAGGGGGTTTGCTCCCACGTCACAGGAAAGCCAGGTGACACTCACAGTGGCCTCCCCATCGGCTGGCTCCTTGCCCTCCAGCAACTTGAACGTTGCCTGCAAAGCATCCTCGGGCGATTTTTTGCTGAACCGCTTTCCACACAAAACCTTCATGGCCTGCAAGAACTCAATGTAGTTGATGGTGCGGGCCCCCTTTGCCCTGGGGGTTGCAGTGAGAGAAAGACACCTGTTACCTTTGAATCCCAGAGACTTTTTTGGTTTCATACCTTTGTCACCTATAtgtccccaaggagctcagggcattcTAGGTGTGATTATCCCTTTAAATTTTCAGAACAACCCTACGAAGTAGGCTAGGCTCAACAATGGCACTTTATGATCAGGTTTGCAGATCGGGATGACATTTAGATTAGGAGGTTCAAAGATGGTGCAGATGTCTATGCAGACGCCATGTAGCACCTTTAACCATCTATGGCCATTCTGTgaaaggccagcatggtgtagtagttaagagcagtggtttggagtggtggactcggatctgtagagccgtgtttgattccccactccttcacatgagcagcggaggctaatctggtgaactggatttgtttccccactcctacacgaagccagctgggtgaccttgggcaagttacagttctattaagagctctctcagccccacctaccccacagggaagggaaggtgattgtaagccggtttgagtctcccttaagtggtagagaaagtcagcatataaaaaccagcactaCTTCTTCTCTGATTAACTCTGGGCTGGACTGGTGTAACGTGACCTGGGTAGGTCTGCCCTCGAAGGCTGTTTAGGAACTTcgaccagttcaaaatgtggGAGTGAGATAACATAAGCTGATTTTGAAAGGGCTTTATCGGTTTGCAGTTTACTTTCAGGCTTAATTCAGAGTTATCACTGACAAATCCCTAGCTGGTCTCGGATTGAGGTGCTTGAAAGAGAACCACATTCTCCTGTACATATCAGCCCACTACTGAAGATTTTCATCAGGGCCCCTGCTTTACATGCCCCATTTAACTGAAGTTCATTGAGTAGGCAGTGGCAACAGAATATTTTATGTTGTGGCACCTAGATTTCTCTCCCTGCAGAAACTCGCCTGGTTGCTGTAGGGCCAAATCTTTCAGCACCAGGTTAAGACTATATGATGTTTGATTCAGGACACAACATCACTAACATTtgaaagaagcaataatgaaaaacTGTTTTCaaagctttaaaggtaaaggtcccctgtgcaagcaccaggtcattcctgacccatggggcgacgtcacatcccgacgtttactaggtagactttgtttatggggtggtttgccagtgccttccccagtcatcttccctttacccccagcaagctgggtactcgttttaccgacctcggaaggatggaaggctgagtcaaccgggagccggctacctgaaaccacctttcgttgggatcgaactcaggtcgtgagcagagcttggactgcagctctgcagtttaccactctgcgccatggggctccctttTCAAAGCTTTAGCATCTGGTTTAATGCTGATTTTCACTGCTGtgttttatctgattttttttgtcGGTCTGTACTCTCTTCTTGCTGAAGATGCtaaagcccacccacccccatcccctggcTATTCATCTGATGGTTATGTTTCAGACATTTGGCTGTGGCATTATTGAACGTTGGTTTTAGCGGCGATttggcctggcggaatagctctttTTTATAGGCTCTGAGGAACTCTCCAaagtccctcagggccctggtctcactagagaggctattccaccaggcgggggccagggcagaaaaagcctgGGCCCTGGTCGAGGTCAGCCAGACACTCCTcggccggggaccaccagaaggttggtattagctgaacgaagagtcctccggggaacataccaggagagggggTCCCGCAAAGGTCCCAGACTCTCTTCGAATGAGGTGCACCCTGCTCTCCACAAGGAGATAAAAATCCCTGTATGGAGACAGCCTTGTATCTACACTATCCCAGATTATATGACCTATAAAAGGAGATTCAGGTGTGAACTATGGCAGAAAGAAGCAATGGAAGGTGAGAGAAATGTGGGTTTCTGTCTCAcagcacgaagaagaagaagagttggtctttataccctgcttttctctacctttaaggagtctcagagcagtttagaagaagagttggtttttatatgccgactttctcaaccactgaaggcagaatcaaaccggcttacaatcacctccccttcccctccccacaacaagcaccctgtgaggtaggtggggctgagagagctctaacagagctgtaacttgcccaaggacacccagctggcttcgtgtggaggagtggggaaacaaatccagttcaccagatgagactccgctgctcatgtggaggagcggggaaccaaacccggttctccagctcagactccaccgttccaaaccaccgctcttaaccactacactggctcgccttcccttccctaccttgtgaggtaggtgggctgagagttcgcagagaactgtgactagcccaagatcatccagcaggcttcgtgtggacgagtggggaagcaaacccagttctcacaTATGGTTTCAACATTCctcaccagccaccaccaccccccaattCTTCAGCTCACCTGACTTTGTTGAAGGCAATCTTCACATCATCGCTGTTCACAGTCGTCCCATCCATCACGCCACACTCCTGACACATCTTGGAAAAATTCTTGTCCGTCATGACATTTCCTGGGGTGGACGTGTTTCCATAATTGGCAAATTTAAGGAAGGCCTTTTCCAGCTCTGACATCCTTCAGCATCCTCCGACATCCTCTAACTGCAGAGGAAGGAGTTGAAGGAACACAACAGGATGTTCTTAGGAAAGGCCCAGCTCCACACGGTTCAAAAAAGAGCTGTGGTCTTCA
This genomic window from Euleptes europaea isolate rEulEur1 chromosome 18, rEulEur1.hap1, whole genome shotgun sequence contains:
- the LOC130490567 gene encoding tubulin polymerization-promoting protein family member 2-like, whose product is MSELEKAFLKFANYGNTSTPGNVMTDKNFSKMCQECGVMDGTTVNSDDVKIAFNKVRAKGARTINYIEFLQAMKVLCGKRFSKKSPEDALQATFKLLEGKEPADGEATKSVMAGGVERPTGNSKCLGSPMQHFDKSGKDKGISGLTDLAQSPSNIRNCKGSGT